Genomic segment of Pseudomonadota bacterium:
CTTATCCATTGGCAGTATTGTTGTCAATTATGCACAAAATGGTAACCTTATTCTTAAAAAAATGAAAGAGAAAATATATTCATTTTGACAACATGCAAGCCATTATGATAATAATACCGCTATGGCTATAAGGGTATTCAACTCGTTTTCAGGGAAAAAAGAGGAATTCAAGCCCATTAATGAAGGGTTCGTCAAGATGTACGCCTGCGGTGTAACCGTATACGACCATTGTCACATCGGCCATGCGAGAAGCGCCATCGTTTTTGATGTTATATACAGGTATTTCATGGCCAGGGGATATGACGTTACCTACGTGAGAAATTTTACAGACATTGACGATAAAATTATTAATAAATCACGCATTGAAGGTATTGCATGGGAGGAGGTAGGAAAGAAATATATTAAGTCTTTTTATGAAGATATGGACGCCATGAACATACTGAGACCAACCCATGAGCCAAGGGCAACGGAACACATTGAAGAAATGATTTCCCTTGTGGAAGCCCTTGTCAAAAATGGCCACGCCTATGCGGTTGATGGCGATGTTTATTTTTCCGTGGAAAGCTTCAGGAGTTACGGCAACCTGTCGAAGAGAACACTGGAGGAAATGGAGGCAGGCGCCAGGATAAGCATTGATGAGCGGAAGAGAAACCCCCTCGATTTTGCCCTCTGGAAGTCGTCAAAAGAGGGCGAGCCCTGCTGGGTAACCCCATTCGGGGAAGGGAGGCCTGGCTGGCACATAGAATGTTCTGCCATGAGCACGAAATATCTCGGGAGCCCCTTTGATATACATGGAGGAGGGAAAGACCTTATATTCCCGCATCACGAGAACGAGCGGGCACAATCAGAGGCGGCGACAGGGGTTAAATTTGTTAACTACTGGATTCACAATGGTTTTGTGAATATTGACAAAGAAAAAATGTCGAAGTCCCTTGGAAATTTTCTCTTAATCAAGGATTTTATTAAGGATTATCACCCCGAGGTTTTGAGACTTTTCTTTCTTTCGAACCACTACAGGAGCCCCGTAGATTATAGCGACCAATCCATTGAAGACAGCAACACCGCACTGTATCGCCTCTATTATACCCTTGAAAGGGTTCTGGAACTGGAAACGGCGAATCAGGGCGTGGAACCACGGCAATACAAAGAAGCGGACGAACACGAGAAATTGTTCTTCGAGGCCATGGACGATGACTTTAATACTGCACTTGCCTTGTCCCATGTCTTTGAATTGTCGAAGCTCATTAACAAACTCCTTGACAGGAAAGACAAAAGGAGTGCACCATTCATCGTATACACAAAGAACGCGATGCTTCACCTTGCCAATATTCTTGGCATGCTGAGCGATGACTTTAAAAGTTTTGAAGCAAAAGAGAAGGCCCGTCACCTTGAACGTATGGGGCTGACAGCACACGAAATTGAAAATATGATACAGGAAAGGGTTGCGGCAAGGAAAAACAAAGATTTCAAAAAGGCGGATGAGTTTCGTGATACACTTTTAAAGAAGGGGATACTCTTATTGGATACCCCGAAAGGCACTGAGTGGAGAATAAAACATATATTTACATTAAAAGGAGAGGGATAAAATGGTAGAGGTCAGGTTTCACGGAAGAGGCGGCCAGGGTGCAGTAACGTCTGCGGAACTTGTTGCGCAGGCTGCAATAACGACGGATCATTTCGCACAGGCCTTCCCCAGTTTTGGTCCTGAAAGAAGGGGTGCACCTGTACAGGCGTTTTTAAGGGTTTCGGAAACCCCTATTAAGCTGAGGTCAAAGGTGTATCAACCGGATAACGTGGTGATACTGGACCCCACATTATTAGGAGTTGTAAACCCAAGTGAAGGCCTGAAAAAGGATGGTTTTGTTGTCATAAACTCTCACAAGTCGGTAGAAGAATTGAAAAAACTTTTCCCCGGTTACAATATTGCTGTTGTAGATGCCTCGAAAATTGCAAAAGAAGAACTCGGTGTGCCTATAACGAACACTACCATGATAGGCGCCCTCATAAAGGCATCGGGCATCGTTGATCTTGAATCTTTAGAAGAGCCGGTAAAAAAGCGTTTCGGGGTTGTTGCCCAGAAAAACATTAACGCATATACAAGGGCTTTCAAAGAAACGGTTATAATTAAAGCCGAATAATCAAGGTTCACGATGCGTGATTCACAATAAATGGGTATTAGAAGTTCTTAACTTCCTAACTTCTGAATTATGAAAGTTTCCGGTAATATCGTCGATGTACTAAATTCCACCATCTATCCCGGAACAATACTGATTAACGACGGCAGGATTGTTGATATCGTCAGAGACAGCAGACGGTACAATACCTTCATTGTCCCCGGGTTCATCGATGCCCATGTCCACATTGAGAGTTCTATGCTGGTGCCCTCTGAATTTGCCCGGCTGGCGGTAGTTCACGGTACAATAGCTACTGTCTCCGATCCGCACGAGATTGCAAATGTTCTCGGCATAGAGGGTGTCAGATTTATGGTAGAGAATGGGAAGACCGTACCTTTCAATTTCTTCTTCGGCGCCTCCCCCTGTGTGCCTGCCACTTCTTTCGAGACATCCGGCGCCTCCCTCGATGTGCCTGAAATTGATGCACTTCTCAGGAGAGAAGATATTAAATATTTAAGTGAAATGATGAATTTCCCGGGCGTTATCAATGAGGATTCGGATGTGATGGAAAAAGTTGCCATCGCAAAAAGATACGGAAAGCCGATTGACGGTCATGCGCCCGGCTTGAGGGGAGAGACCCTTGAAAAATATGTCCGCGCCGGCATATCAACGGATCATGAAACGTTTCAATATGAGGAGGGTCTTGAGAAGCTTTCCCTGGGCATGAAGCTCATCGTCAGGGAAGGCTCGGCTGCAAAAAACTTTGATGTCTTAAGCCCGCTCATTTTGAAATATTCGGATCAGTGCATGCTGTGCAGTGACGACAAACACCCGGACGACCTTATTACGGGACACATTAACGAGCTGGTAAAAAGGGCATTACGCATGGAGATTGATGTAATGACTGTGCTTAAATGTGCCTGTGTGAACCCTGTTATCCATTATGGGCTTGATACAGGCTTGCTCCGTTCAGGTGATTATGCTGATTTCATTGAAGTGGATAACCTTGAACGTTTTGATATTCTGCGAACGTATATTAATGGCGAGGTCGTTGCAGAACATGGCAAAACCTTGTTGCCCCACTTACCGGCGCCCCTTCTTAACAACTTTTCAGCGACCGAAAAAAAGGTGTCCGACTTTTTTGTTTCCAGAAAAGGCGATACAATCAATGCGATTGAGGTCGTTAACAACCAGGTCATTACAGGCAGGGTAGCTATGACCTGCAGGCCTTCCGAAAACAATGTAATTTCTGACACCGAGAGGGACCTTTTGAAACTTGCCGTGGTAAACAGGTATGAAAACCGCCCGCCTGCAATAGGCTTCGTTAAAAATTTCGGTCTTAAAAGGGGCGCAATTGCGTCATCGGTTGCCCATGATTCCCATAATATTGTGGCTGTCGGGGTAACAGACGAAGATATTTGCAATGCGGTGAATCTGATTATTCAGCACAAAGGGGGGCTTTCCGTGGTATATGATGATGTTCGGGAAATCCTTCCCCTTCCCGTTGCCGGTCTTATGAGCAATGAGGACGGATATAGCATTGCTCAGCATTATGCAAAGCTTGACCACCTTGCCAAACAACTGGGATCGTTTTTAAGTGCACCTTTTATGACGCTGTCTTTCGTGGCCCTCCTTGTTATACCGAAACTAAAGCTGAGCGATAGGGGATTGTTTGATGGCGAGCAGTTTCAATTTACCGGCCTTTTTACCGATAAATGAAATTTTGTAATACTCATTACACTTTCCTCTTCCTGGTCTATCGGAAGCGATAATTCCAGGTTTCCGGTATTATTCAAAAATGATGCTCACTATATCATCCTTATTCACGGGTACGTTGAGGGTTTGCCCATTTTTCAGTTGAATTCTAATATTTTTTCCGCCAGAGGATACAGGCGTACGACTAACTTCTATATTCTTGAAATTGGACAAGGCCCAGTTCTGCATTTTCCCGTCAGCACAATCGAGGGCAAAGCCCGCCCAGGCATATATGGCAGCCCGAAAGATTGAGCCGTCTGTTCTTTCAAAATCGTGCAGGTTGTATAAGGATTCGGTATAACTGAAGCTCGGGGTTATCTTCCGTTTCTCGTTGGTGGCCGTTATCCTTCTCGAATTTTTCACACTCACCTTAAAGCTCTTGCCGTTAGGCTCTAACAGATTGAATTCGTCGGTTATGATCTTTCCGGTTTTGCACTCATAGGAACTGCCGTCTGCTGACTTAGTTAGTCTGATTGATGTGCCAGGTTCGAAGTCAATAGAATCGGCAAATGTCGGAACTGCTCCAAACAATGCTATACACATAACACAGACAACTCCATAGGTCCTTAACTTCATCACGCGATCTCCTCTGGTGCAATTTTGGAATGAACCTACCCCGTTCAAGACAAAAGTCAAGCATACTTAATAAGAAAAGGGGCAATTTGTAGCAAAGGGGTACAATGTGGGCAGCCCTATGAGTGAATTGGTGGCTTATGAACGGAGGCTCGAAGGCCTATCCAAGGAAATTGCTGACACTGTGTCAGCAACTCTTGAAATCTCCGGAAAATCAATACGGACGATGCTTCGCACGATTTACGTTTTCGCCGTGTCATTATCATTCTTCATTCTTCATTCTTAATTATTCATTGCTTTCCATGCGTGCTTCGTGCTTAGGATTCTTCCACAACATAAAAGTATTTCCCCTGTACACCCTTATGGTATATAGTATTGAAGTCTCGTCAGAATGAGTGAAATCCTATCCACCTTCTTTTAACCTGGAGGTTTTGTATGAAAAACTATATGGAACGCACCTCCCTTGATGCACGCATTAACCCCATATTCACAGCCCTCGTTACTTCATTTGCTGAGCAATCTGCAAAGGCCTTCGGGCTTGATCACGCCGGCGCCCTGAAACTGACCCTCGCATGTGAAGAAATTTTTACCTATCTGTGCGGAATAGACAAAGGGGATAAACCGGTAACCATAGAAGCGAAGAATGGTCTTTATTTTGTTCAGGTTAAAATTCTCTTCGATGTGGCCCATTTTGACCCAAGGGCGTTTAATCTTACGGCAAAGGTGTCTCTTGATGACGAAAGCGGCCTTGAAGATATGGGTCTTCTCATTGCATCACGTTCTGTGGACAGGTTCAGCATTAACCATGATGCGAGGGAAGGCACAGGGGTGGTGCTTATCAAAGAAAGAACCTACCCCGAGATTACCTGGGCCGAATCAACAGCAGTCAAACCTTTAAAGGGTTTTACCATTACAGCCCCCGATCCGGAGGCGTTAAAACTCTTTGCACATCAAACCGTTTCGACGTATTCCGACAATCCTTATCCCCCTGATTTTCGTTTTCCCGGCAAGCTGGTTGATATGGTGGCAAGCGGTGAATATAAAGCACTTATTGCAACTGATAATTACGGAGCAATCGGTGGAGGTGTAATATGGCGATGGCGTATTGCGAGAAAGAAAATAGTGGAATGTGCAGGTCCTTACATTTTTGGACAACCCCCCGAATCCGGTATAGCAGAAAAACTCATGGATGCCCTCATTGGTGCTATCGCAAAGACCGAAGCCATTTGCCTGATAAATGAATATGCCTCGCCCGAGTTGCCGAAGCAGTATTTTGAGCCATTAGGCCTGGTTGATTACTATGGGCCTGACGGAACATTCGTGCCATGGTGCCTCTATTACAGGTTGTTGAAGGAAGATGTGGGTTCCCAGGTATGGGCACATCCTGAACTGGAAGATTTTCTTAAAATACAGTACAAATCCTTATCCTTTGCGAGGAAGATCGTATTGACCAGCTATGGCGGGGAAGCAAGACCACCACATTCGGTATTTGCATCTCAATTCGTGCGTACACAGCGGGTGGTTACTTTGCGTCCTGTCTGGGACGGTATTGATGTTTCGGTAAATCTGTCAAGACACGTACAGATCCTAAAAAACGAGGACATACAGACCATATTCCTCGAAATCGATCTTGGCCATGCATGGCAAGCTAACCTGGTCCCGGCTCTTAGAGAAAACGGTTTTACCCCACGGCTTATACTTCCGTATGCCGGCAGGGCGGATATTGTTGTTTTTCAATACAGGGAAGGTATGTAGGGCCATGTTCAGTATTCCCCTCGGCAGCCTTGTACCTGAATACATAAAGAAATTCGAGCCCTATGTCCCGAGCAAACCGGACCAGGAATTGATGAAAATGTACGGGTGCGAACGCCTTTACCGTCTCAATAATAACGAAAACCCTCTTGGACCTCCCCCTGCATCGCAGGAAATTATCCGGCAGCTCTGGCCACCCAAGGCAGGCATTTACCCAAGCGGAGATATTTACTATATGCGGTACAGGCTTGCGGAAAAATTCAACATGCATCCCGACCAGTTTCTCTTCGGGAACGGGGCGAATGAGGTCATTGCCTTTGTTATCAAAGCATTCTGTCAGGAGGGCGACAATATCATCACTGCCGATAAAACCTTTGCTGTTTATGAATGGGTGGCGACATTTTCAGGTTTTGAGGCAAGGCTTGTTCCGTTAAGGGATTTTGGTTTTGATGATGCAGGCATGCTCGATCAGATTGATGAGCGAACAAAGATACTATTTGTCTGTAACCCCAATAACCCTACCGGTACATACTGGAATGAAGATACTTTACGCAATTTTCTGGATGTTATCGGGGGCAGACAGATCGTTGTCGTAGATGAAGCGTATTGTGAATTTGTTGAAAAAGAAGATTATCCGGACGGTATGAAGCTTGTGGAAGAGTACCCGAATCTTGTTGTTTTTCGGACCTTCTCAAAGATGTATGGTCTGGCAGGCTTGCGTATAGGCTACCTTGCAGGGAATCTGGAGGTGGTGGATATTATCCGGCGCACCTGTGTGGTCTATTCCGTGAACACGGTTGCACAGGATACAGCGCTTGCAGCTATTGACGATGACGACCATGTTAGGCGTACCCGTGACCTTGTAAGGACGGAGAAAGCCTATCTCAATGCGGAACTGGACCTGCTTGGGCTTGAAACCCAATCCGGCGAAGGATGCTATATCATGATTAAATTGCCTATGAGCGACACCCTTGCTTACAGGAAGCTTATGAGCGAAGGCGTGATGATCCGGAGCATGACGGGATTCAGATTTCCGAACTGGATACGGGTCAGCATAGGGAAGCATGAGGCGATGGAGGCATTTGCAGATGCACTCAGAAAAATACTCGCTCGGTAAAACCATGCCTCGTTTCGATGCCGTTACAAAGGTGACCGGCCGGGAAAGGTATGCTGCCGATTACTATAGTGATGATTTTCTCTGGGCCGGGGCGAAAAGGGCCGGCGTTCCTCATGCCCGCTTGAAGGGTATTGACATTGCGACAGCTAAAAACATTCCAGGTGTTGTTGCCGTTCTGACCCATAAAGATGTGAAAGGGACGAACAGGTACGGCATAATCCGGAAAGATGAATCAATACTGGCAGATTCAAAAATCCACCATTGCGGCGATGCCGTTGCCCTCGTCCTGGCTGAAGACAGAGAAGCCCTCAGGCGCGCCATTGAAAGCATCGCCTTTGATTATGAGCTATTGCCCGATATTTTTGATCCGGAAGAAGCCCTGAAGAAAACCGCTGTAAAGGTGCACGAGGATGGCTCCGCAGGGAACATTATACGGCATGTCCCGGTAGAGACCGGAACCGCCGAATCCGCTTTCAATGAATGTGACACAGTTGTTGAAGCGGTATTTGAGGTGCCCCGCCAGGAACACGCATACCTCGAGACAGAGGCTGGCTGGGCATATTTTGACAAAACCGGGCAGCTTGTCATTGTTGTTGCTACCCAGACACCCTTTCGCGACCGTTTTGAGATTGCCCCTGCCCTCGGATTGGACATGGAGAAGATACGCCTTATTGTTCCCTATCTCGGCGGCGCATTCGGGGGGAAAGACGGTATAACGCTCCAGTGTCTTCTGGGTCTTGCGGCGCTCCATTCCGGAGGAAGGCCCGTAAAAATGTGGTGGGACAGGGAAGAGAGCTTTCTTGCCAGTGTGAAAAGGTTGCCAGCGCGTATGTATTACAGGCTCGGCGCAAAAAACGATGGAATCCTCCATGCCCTGGAATGCAGGCTCTACTTTGATGGCGGCGCCTATGCTTCTCTCGGCGGAGAGGTCATGACCCTCGCTGCGGAACATGCAGGCTCTGCATACCGGATTCCCCATGTGAGCATAAAAGGCTGGTGCGTTTACACGAATAATCCCGTTGGAGGTCCATTCCGCGGATTCGGTGTCCCACAGGTGACGGCTGCCATGGAACAGATGGTGGACATGCTTGCCTTAAAAATCAGGATGGACCCCCTCGAAATCCGCAGGAAAAACATTGTCAGGCAGGGAGATACTAACTGTGTGGGTGTAACCCTCACACAGTCCACGGGGGCTGAAGAATGTCTCAGGGTGTTGGCGGAACACCCTCTGTGGAGGAAAAAAGATACATGGAAAAAGTCAGCAGCCCCATTCAAAACGCGAGGGGTCGGGATTGCATGTATGGCCCATGCAATGGGATACCCGCCCATTGTTCCTGATGTGGCAAACGCAAAGATTGAGCTTACAGAAGAAGGGAAAATACGGGTATACGCGGGCGTTGTAGATATGGGACAGGGCAATGCGAGCACATACCTCCAGATGGCAGGTGAGATACTGGGTCAGGATATAACCGGGATGGAACTTGTATTACCTGATACAGAACGGACGTTACCTTCAGGCTCATCATCTGCCAGCAGGACGACCTACACGTACGGCAATGCCTTAATAAAAGCAGCAAATACCTTGAAAATGCGCATTTTTGAGAAAATATTGCCACTGGTTCAGAGATCAGATGTCAATGAGTTTATCCTTGCACCTGACAGGGTTATCCATACACCCACAGGGAAAGAGGTTTCCCTTAAAGAAGCTTCCCGTTTTTTTAGTGAATCCGAAAGAGTCTGTATTGATACTTTTACAATGCCTGTTGTAAAGGGCATGAACGATGTTATCTATATGGGCCCCCATCTTATTTATTCTTATGGAGCCCATCTTGTCTATGTGGAGATTGACAGGCTTACAGGTGAGGCAGAAGTAAAAGACTATCTTGCTGTTACCGATGCCGGCAGGGTCATAAATCCTCAGGTTTTTGAGCAGCAGATACAGGGCGCAATCGCACAGGGTCTTGGCTATGCCCTGTACGAAGATTACAGGGTCGATGAGGGGGTTCACCTGACCCGTGATCTTGCAACCTACATCATCCCTACGTCTATGGATATACCTGAAATGACGTCCATTCCGGTGGAAACCATTGAAGAATCAGGCCCGTTTGGTATGAAAGGCGCAGGAGAAATCGCCATGAGCGGCCCCTTGCCGGCCGTTGCAAACGCTATATACGATGCATGCGGCATCAGAATTCCCCGTTCACCATTCACGGCAGAGAAGATTCTCATGACCATGCAAGATGAAAATAGGGGAGAGGTTTTGCGGTGAAGGTTTTTTTCATTCTCAACGGTTTACAGACTGTGATTGATGTTGACCCTGACAGAAGGGTGGTGGATATCCTCCGGGAGGACCTGCGACTGACAGGCACAAAGGAAGGTTGTGGTTCAGGCGAGTGCGGGGCATGCAGCATTCTTGTGGATGGCGAAAGCAGGCTTTCCTGCCTCATGCTTGCAGCGCAGCTTGAGGGAAAAAAGGTTATCACTGTCGAAGGGTTGGCTTCAGGTAAAAACATGCACCCTGTTCAGGAAGCGTTTGTTGAACATGGTGCAGTTCAATGCGGATTCTGTACCCCGGGAATGGTTATGGCAACAGTAGACCTTCTCAGCAGGAATGCTGAACCAACCAGGAGCGAGATCAGAGAAGCTATAAGCGGCAACCTATGCCGTTGCACTGGTTACCAGAAGATTGTCGATGCAGTGGAAGTGGCTGCAAAAGCAATGAAGAATGAAGGGTTAAGAGTTAAGAATGGCGGGGAAGGATAGATGAGAGAGGTATTTATACCGGATCATCTTGATGAGGTATGGGATATTCTCGAAAGAGAACCGGAGGCATTGCTCTATGCCGGCGGCACCGACCTTCTGGTCAGGCTCAGATTTGACTTCGCCGGTTCGCCGGTTCGCCGGTTCGCCGGTTCGCTCATCTGCCTCGAACGGATAGACGAACTCAAAAGCATCCATGAGGCAGATGGTCAGATATTTATCGGCAGTTGTGTAAGCCATACAAAGCTCATGGAAAACCTGCTCATCCAGAAGCACTTTCCCTTTTTAATTCAGGCGGTGAAGGTTCTCGGTTCACCTCCAATCAGAAACATGGGTACAATCGGTGGGAACATCTGCACCGCCTCTCCTGCAGGTGATACACTCCCTCCCCTGTACACGCTTGGAGCTATTGTGGAGATACGATCCATTGACAGTAACAGGCTTGTGCCGCTCAAGGGTTTTATCAAAGGTCCCGGCAAAACGGCCCTTCAGAGGAGTGAGATCGTCTATGGGGTATGGATTAACACGGACCAGGATTATAATGTCTGTTATTACGAGAAGGTAGGGCAACGGAAGGCGCTTGCCATTGCCATTGCCAGTTTCGCAGCTTTGCTGAAACTATCAGAGTCGGGCATCATTGAAAAGGCGCTGTTTGCCTGGGGAAGCGTGGCGCCTGTGATTGTAGCCTCTCGGGAAGTAGAGGGGGCACTCATTGGAAGGCCCCTCACCGCGGAGTCTCTCAAGTCGGTTGTTCCACTCGTTGAGAAGGCCGTATCTCCCATAGACGATGTCCGGGCAAGCGCAGAGTATAGAAGAATGGTGGCTGGAAATCTTCTTTTCCGCCTGCTGCAATATGGGAACCATGGCAGCACCTGAAAGGCTTTTTTCCAGGGATTTTATCCTTCTCAATCTGATATTCTTCATAGCATCTACCGCAACGGCGATCTTTTTTCAATTCCATCGGTACCTGAGCTTCCTCGGGATCCCCGAAGGCTGGTCCGGATTTATTATTGCCGCCGATGCCATTCCCGCCTTGATCCTTCAACCGCTTCTCGGCGTTTTTTTGAACAATAATAATGCCAGGAAATGGATGTTCGGGGGCGTTACATGCATGATTGCAGCGCTTTTATCGTACGGTTTTGCAACCACAGTGACGGCCCTCATTGCAGTGCGCATATTCCAGGGCGCAGGTTTTGCCTGTCTCATTGCTGCAATGATGGTGCTGATGGTAAATTACATCCCCTCACAAAAAAGCGGTACGGCCTTTGGAATCGTCTCTACCGTACGGCTGTTGCCCTATGCTCTTATCCCGCCCGTTATGAGCGGTTACTTCAAGGCGCCTCAGGACTTTTCAAAAGCGCTCACATACAGCGTTCTGCCCATGGCGCTGTCTTTGATGGCCGTTCTGCTGTTAAAATCACCGGATATTTTACCGGGGGGGCCGGGTCTCCGGCAGTCCATAAAAAAGAGGGAATTACTCGAAGACATAAAGGACCGCGGGGTATCCATTGTCCTTGTGATAAACCTCCTCTTGTACAGCGGATATACAACGGTCTTTTTCTTTCTCGAAGGATATGACCGGAAGATGGGTATAGAAAACCCGGGTCTATTCTTTACCATTGCCACAATGACAATGATCGGGGTAAGGGTTTTTGGAAGCGCTTTATTTGATAAAATAAATAAGGTATACCTTACGCTCTGGAGTATGGCCGGACTTGTTGTATGTTATGCCGCCCTGCCCTTTA
This window contains:
- the cysS gene encoding cysteine--tRNA ligase — its product is MAIRVFNSFSGKKEEFKPINEGFVKMYACGVTVYDHCHIGHARSAIVFDVIYRYFMARGYDVTYVRNFTDIDDKIINKSRIEGIAWEEVGKKYIKSFYEDMDAMNILRPTHEPRATEHIEEMISLVEALVKNGHAYAVDGDVYFSVESFRSYGNLSKRTLEEMEAGARISIDERKRNPLDFALWKSSKEGEPCWVTPFGEGRPGWHIECSAMSTKYLGSPFDIHGGGKDLIFPHHENERAQSEAATGVKFVNYWIHNGFVNIDKEKMSKSLGNFLLIKDFIKDYHPEVLRLFFLSNHYRSPVDYSDQSIEDSNTALYRLYYTLERVLELETANQGVEPRQYKEADEHEKLFFEAMDDDFNTALALSHVFELSKLINKLLDRKDKRSAPFIVYTKNAMLHLANILGMLSDDFKSFEAKEKARHLERMGLTAHEIENMIQERVAARKNKDFKKADEFRDTLLKKGILLLDTPKGTEWRIKHIFTLKGEG
- a CDS encoding xanthine dehydrogenase family protein molybdopterin-binding subunit translates to MHSEKYSLGKTMPRFDAVTKVTGRERYAADYYSDDFLWAGAKRAGVPHARLKGIDIATAKNIPGVVAVLTHKDVKGTNRYGIIRKDESILADSKIHHCGDAVALVLAEDREALRRAIESIAFDYELLPDIFDPEEALKKTAVKVHEDGSAGNIIRHVPVETGTAESAFNECDTVVEAVFEVPRQEHAYLETEAGWAYFDKTGQLVIVVATQTPFRDRFEIAPALGLDMEKIRLIVPYLGGAFGGKDGITLQCLLGLAALHSGGRPVKMWWDREESFLASVKRLPARMYYRLGAKNDGILHALECRLYFDGGAYASLGGEVMTLAAEHAGSAYRIPHVSIKGWCVYTNNPVGGPFRGFGVPQVTAAMEQMVDMLALKIRMDPLEIRRKNIVRQGDTNCVGVTLTQSTGAEECLRVLAEHPLWRKKDTWKKSAAPFKTRGVGIACMAHAMGYPPIVPDVANAKIELTEEGKIRVYAGVVDMGQGNASTYLQMAGEILGQDITGMELVLPDTERTLPSGSSSASRTTYTYGNALIKAANTLKMRIFEKILPLVQRSDVNEFILAPDRVIHTPTGKEVSLKEASRFFSESERVCIDTFTMPVVKGMNDVIYMGPHLIYSYGAHLVYVEIDRLTGEAEVKDYLAVTDAGRVINPQVFEQQIQGAIAQGLGYALYEDYRVDEGVHLTRDLATYIIPTSMDIPEMTSIPVETIEESGPFGMKGAGEIAMSGPLPAVANAIYDACGIRIPRSPFTAEKILMTMQDENRGEVLR
- a CDS encoding MFS transporter, which produces MAAPERLFSRDFILLNLIFFIASTATAIFFQFHRYLSFLGIPEGWSGFIIAADAIPALILQPLLGVFLNNNNARKWMFGGVTCMIAALLSYGFATTVTALIAVRIFQGAGFACLIAAMMVLMVNYIPSQKSGTAFGIVSTVRLLPYALIPPVMSGYFKAPQDFSKALTYSVLPMALSLMAVLLLKSPDILPGGPGLRQSIKKRELLEDIKDRGVSIVLVINLLLYSGYTTVFFFLEGYDRKMGIENPGLFFTIATMTMIGVRVFGSALFDKINKVYLTLWSMAGLVVCYAALPFTSFYGFFYILAFFTGLGWGIVMPVLNALMFEVSAPPFRGLNLNLSLVMMQGGFFVGPFLGGLVHGWWGYNMLFYFCASLSLLSAVFTWRLLHHVNESDKSGQGRTD
- the ade gene encoding adenine deaminase — translated: MKVSGNIVDVLNSTIYPGTILINDGRIVDIVRDSRRYNTFIVPGFIDAHVHIESSMLVPSEFARLAVVHGTIATVSDPHEIANVLGIEGVRFMVENGKTVPFNFFFGASPCVPATSFETSGASLDVPEIDALLRREDIKYLSEMMNFPGVINEDSDVMEKVAIAKRYGKPIDGHAPGLRGETLEKYVRAGISTDHETFQYEEGLEKLSLGMKLIVREGSAAKNFDVLSPLILKYSDQCMLCSDDKHPDDLITGHINELVKRALRMEIDVMTVLKCACVNPVIHYGLDTGLLRSGDYADFIEVDNLERFDILRTYINGEVVAEHGKTLLPHLPAPLLNNFSATEKKVSDFFVSRKGDTINAIEVVNNQVITGRVAMTCRPSENNVISDTERDLLKLAVVNRYENRPPAIGFVKNFGLKRGAIASSVAHDSHNIVAVGVTDEDICNAVNLIIQHKGGLSVVYDDVREILPLPVAGLMSNEDGYSIAQHYAKLDHLAKQLGSFLSAPFMTLSFVALLVIPKLKLSDRGLFDGEQFQFTGLFTDK
- a CDS encoding (2Fe-2S)-binding protein encodes the protein MKVFFILNGLQTVIDVDPDRRVVDILREDLRLTGTKEGCGSGECGACSILVDGESRLSCLMLAAQLEGKKVITVEGLASGKNMHPVQEAFVEHGAVQCGFCTPGMVMATVDLLSRNAEPTRSEIREAISGNLCRCTGYQKIVDAVEVAAKAMKNEGLRVKNGGEG
- a CDS encoding xanthine dehydrogenase family protein subunit M; protein product: MREVFIPDHLDEVWDILEREPEALLYAGGTDLLVRLRFDFAGSPVRRFAGSLICLERIDELKSIHEADGQIFIGSCVSHTKLMENLLIQKHFPFLIQAVKVLGSPPIRNMGTIGGNICTASPAGDTLPPLYTLGAIVEIRSIDSNRLVPLKGFIKGPGKTALQRSEIVYGVWINTDQDYNVCYYEKVGQRKALAIAIASFAALLKLSESGIIEKALFAWGSVAPVIVASREVEGALIGRPLTAESLKSVVPLVEKAVSPIDDVRASAEYRRMVAGNLLFRLLQYGNHGST
- the hisC gene encoding histidinol-phosphate transaminase gives rise to the protein MFSIPLGSLVPEYIKKFEPYVPSKPDQELMKMYGCERLYRLNNNENPLGPPPASQEIIRQLWPPKAGIYPSGDIYYMRYRLAEKFNMHPDQFLFGNGANEVIAFVIKAFCQEGDNIITADKTFAVYEWVATFSGFEARLVPLRDFGFDDAGMLDQIDERTKILFVCNPNNPTGTYWNEDTLRNFLDVIGGRQIVVVDEAYCEFVEKEDYPDGMKLVEEYPNLVVFRTFSKMYGLAGLRIGYLAGNLEVVDIIRRTCVVYSVNTVAQDTALAAIDDDDHVRRTRDLVRTEKAYLNAELDLLGLETQSGEGCYIMIKLPMSDTLAYRKLMSEGVMIRSMTGFRFPNWIRVSIGKHEAMEAFADALRKILAR
- a CDS encoding 2-oxoacid:acceptor oxidoreductase family protein, giving the protein MVEVRFHGRGGQGAVTSAELVAQAAITTDHFAQAFPSFGPERRGAPVQAFLRVSETPIKLRSKVYQPDNVVILDPTLLGVVNPSEGLKKDGFVVINSHKSVEELKKLFPGYNIAVVDASKIAKEELGVPITNTTMIGALIKASGIVDLESLEEPVKKRFGVVAQKNINAYTRAFKETVIIKAE